Genomic DNA from Candidatus Eisenbacteria bacterium:
GAGCACCGCCACCCGTCCGTTCCGCACGATCGCGTACACCCGTGCCGGACCGCCGCTGTGCTCGTGCACCTTGGGCGCACCCGCGGGAAACGCGTGCGGGACGCGGAAGATCTCGTGCGTGAACGGAAGCTCGACGAGCGGCGTCTCGGGATAGACACGCCGCATCACCTCGCGAAACGACTTGTCCATCCCGTAGTTGTCGTCCGCCCAGAGAAACCCGCCCTGATCCAGGTACCGGCGCAACGAGCGGATCTCCTCCTCGCTCAGCTTCACGTTTCCGTGGCCGGTCATGAAGACCATGGGGTAGTTCCAGAGCTCTGGATCCGCCGCGGTGACGACCGCCTCCTTGTCGTGGCCCACTCTCACCTCGCCTCGGACCCGGAGCGCCCGGAGCAGGTTCCGTAACGCGGTCTCGTCCGAGTACCAGTC
This window encodes:
- a CDS encoding DUF4159 domain-containing protein; this translates as MPSNRLTVLSFSAALLLVLASPLQSAAQATRGGTTGAEPAGGFTIARLKYSGGGDWYSDETALRNLLRALRVRGEVRVGHDKEAVVTAADPELWNYPMVFMTGHGNVKLSEEEIRSLRRYLDQGGFLWADDNYGMDKSFREVMRRVYPETPLVELPFTHEIFRVPHAFPAGAPKVHEHSGGPARVYAIVRNGRVAVLYTYDCDIGNGIEDEGIHDDPKEKREAAMRFAINVATYAVTN